The proteins below come from a single Natrinema sp. SYSU A 869 genomic window:
- a CDS encoding DHH family phosphoesterase — MAGPVPELEDRAIACAKRLCKADGVLLASHIDADGLTSAAIASQALERAGVPFETVFEKQLDEDVLAAIAATDYETVLFTDFGSGQLDRIGDHEDAGDFTPIIADHHQPADRDTEYHLNPLLFGINGASELSGAGASYVLARALADVSDSGPDPSEPRSDGGEPSQTRRTSSEQSSDGGTVTASGAANARADNCDLAALAVVGAVGDMQASGGELHGANEGIVEEGVSAGVLETGKDLALYGKQTRPLPKLLEYATDVHIPGISNDENGALRFLDGLDLELKRDGEWRRWAGLTNEEKQTVASALVRRAVSSGVPATKIDGLVSTAYVLSEEPVGTELRDASEFSTLLNATARYERADVGLGVCLGDRDSALERARQLLREHRRNLSEGIDLVTSEGTTQEEHIQWFHASDEIRETIVGIVAGMAMGNQGISRSKPIIAFADKNEDEVKVSSRGTHSLVRQGLDLSVVMGEASRAVGGDGGGHDVAAGATVPKGEEESFIERADEIVGKQLS, encoded by the coding sequence ATGGCAGGGCCGGTTCCCGAACTCGAGGATCGCGCGATAGCGTGCGCCAAGCGGCTGTGCAAGGCCGATGGTGTACTGCTCGCTTCGCATATCGACGCCGACGGACTCACCAGCGCCGCGATCGCCTCGCAAGCGCTCGAGCGGGCGGGGGTTCCGTTCGAGACGGTCTTCGAGAAGCAACTCGACGAGGACGTGCTCGCCGCGATCGCAGCGACCGACTACGAGACCGTCCTGTTTACCGACTTCGGGAGCGGCCAACTCGATCGTATCGGCGACCACGAGGATGCTGGCGATTTCACGCCGATCATCGCGGATCATCACCAACCCGCCGACCGAGATACCGAGTACCACCTCAATCCCCTTCTATTCGGTATCAACGGGGCCTCCGAGCTTTCGGGGGCCGGCGCGAGTTACGTCCTCGCGCGAGCGTTGGCGGACGTTTCCGACAGCGGCCCGGATCCGTCGGAGCCGCGCTCCGACGGTGGTGAGCCGAGTCAAACGAGGCGGACCTCGTCAGAGCAAAGCTCTGACGGTGGCACCGTTACCGCGTCGGGAGCCGCGAACGCCCGCGCCGACAACTGCGACCTCGCAGCCCTCGCCGTGGTCGGCGCCGTCGGCGATATGCAAGCCTCCGGGGGCGAACTCCACGGCGCGAACGAGGGCATCGTCGAAGAGGGCGTCTCGGCCGGCGTCCTCGAGACGGGCAAGGACCTCGCACTCTACGGCAAACAGACCCGGCCGCTCCCCAAACTGCTCGAGTACGCCACGGACGTCCACATCCCCGGCATCTCGAACGACGAGAACGGCGCGTTGCGGTTCCTCGACGGCCTCGACCTCGAGTTGAAACGCGACGGAGAGTGGCGGCGCTGGGCCGGATTGACGAACGAGGAGAAACAGACCGTCGCCAGCGCGCTCGTCCGGCGGGCCGTCTCGAGTGGCGTCCCCGCAACAAAGATCGACGGGCTCGTGAGCACGGCCTACGTCCTCAGCGAGGAGCCCGTCGGGACTGAACTCCGGGACGCCAGCGAGTTCTCGACCCTGCTGAACGCGACCGCCCGCTACGAGCGGGCCGACGTCGGCCTTGGGGTCTGTCTCGGTGACCGGGACAGCGCGCTCGAGCGTGCGCGCCAACTTTTGCGGGAACACCGGCGAAACCTCTCGGAGGGTATCGATCTCGTCACGAGCGAGGGTACGACCCAAGAGGAGCACATCCAGTGGTTCCACGCAAGCGACGAGATCCGCGAGACCATCGTCGGCATCGTCGCCGGAATGGCGATGGGGAACCAGGGGATCAGCCGCTCGAAGCCGATTATAGCCTTTGCAGACAAGAACGAGGACGAAGTCAAGGTCTCCTCGCGGGGCACCCACTCGCTCGTCCGGCAGGGACTAGACCTCTCGGTCGTAATGGGCGAGGCCTCCCGCGCTGTCGGCGGCGACGGTGGCGGTCACGACGTCGCTGCAGGGGCGACGGTTCCGAAGGGAGAAGAAGAGTCGTTCATCGAACGTGCAGACGAGATTGTCGGCAAACAGCTCTCCTAG